The Frankiaceae bacterium genome includes a region encoding these proteins:
- a CDS encoding polyketide cyclase / dehydrase and lipid transport, producing the protein MPLVDVIDETFVVASPAAVAAAVKEPAFWARVFPDLELHVFEDRGDEGIRLTITGALVGSNEFWVEPWGDGAVVHYYLRADPSRRGSDTEPIAGDPRRLVRKAIKARTAHCVRLKAGLNEIKDRLEAGRPPGLPRENPPDLRAKAR; encoded by the coding sequence GTGCCCCTGGTCGACGTCATCGACGAGACGTTCGTCGTCGCCTCGCCCGCGGCCGTTGCCGCGGCGGTGAAGGAGCCGGCGTTCTGGGCGCGGGTGTTCCCCGACCTGGAGCTGCACGTCTTCGAGGACCGCGGCGACGAGGGGATCCGCCTCACGATCACCGGCGCGCTCGTCGGCTCGAATGAGTTCTGGGTCGAGCCGTGGGGCGACGGCGCCGTCGTCCACTACTACCTGCGCGCCGACCCGAGCCGCCGCGGCAGCGACACCGAGCCGATCGCCGGCGACCCCCGGAGGCTGGTGCGCAAGGCGATCAAGGCGCGTACCGCCCACTGCGTCCGCCTCAAGGCCGGGCTCAACGAGATCAAGGACCGGCTCGAGGCCGGCCGCCCGCCGGGGCTGCCCCGCGAGAACCCGCCGGATCTCCGGGCTAAAGCCCGCTAG
- a CDS encoding ArsA family ATPase, with amino-acid sequence MRVVLFTGKGGVGKTTASAATATLAAGRGLKTLIVSTDPAHSLADTVDCPLGPEPTEIDGSLYGQQIDAQRQFERSWREVQDYLRSVLDKSGIDPMAAEELTVLPGAEEVLALLEVRRQVASQTWDLVVVDCAPTAETLRLLALPEALSWYMDRVFPASRRVARAMRPVIGRVSSVPFPQDKVFDAVERLHAELADVRAMLTDQTTSSVRLVLTPEAVVVAEARRTLTSLSLYGYRVDGVVANRVFPAGGDAWRAGWVAAQQIQLGEVEQSFAPLPIWLSPYRAGEPVGLEELAAFGAEAYGAHDPLALPPPHDLMSVTRTDAGFDLALDLPLADKRDLDLVRRGDELVVTVGSRRRVLALPSALRRCLVDSAALREGRLVISFVPDPDLWNASL; translated from the coding sequence GTGCGCGTCGTCCTCTTCACCGGCAAGGGTGGTGTGGGGAAGACGACCGCCTCGGCGGCCACCGCGACGCTCGCCGCGGGCCGCGGCCTCAAGACGCTGATCGTCTCGACCGACCCGGCGCACTCGCTCGCCGACACCGTGGACTGCCCGCTCGGTCCCGAGCCGACGGAGATCGACGGCAGCCTGTACGGCCAGCAGATCGACGCGCAGCGGCAGTTCGAACGCTCCTGGCGCGAGGTGCAGGACTACCTGCGCAGCGTCCTCGACAAGTCCGGCATCGACCCGATGGCGGCCGAGGAGCTGACCGTGCTGCCCGGCGCCGAGGAGGTGCTGGCGCTGCTGGAGGTACGCCGCCAGGTCGCCTCGCAGACGTGGGACCTCGTCGTCGTCGACTGCGCTCCGACCGCGGAGACGCTGCGGCTGCTCGCGCTACCGGAGGCGCTGTCCTGGTACATGGACCGCGTCTTCCCCGCCTCCCGCCGCGTGGCCCGCGCGATGCGTCCGGTCATCGGGCGGGTGAGCAGCGTGCCGTTCCCGCAGGACAAGGTCTTCGACGCCGTCGAACGCCTCCACGCCGAGCTCGCCGACGTCCGCGCGATGCTCACCGACCAGACGACCTCGTCGGTACGCCTCGTCCTCACGCCCGAGGCCGTCGTCGTCGCCGAGGCGCGCCGCACCCTGACGTCGCTGAGCCTCTACGGCTACCGCGTGGACGGCGTCGTCGCCAACCGTGTCTTCCCCGCGGGTGGTGACGCGTGGCGGGCCGGATGGGTTGCGGCGCAGCAGATCCAGCTCGGCGAGGTGGAGCAGTCGTTCGCGCCGCTGCCGATCTGGCTCAGCCCGTACCGCGCCGGCGAGCCGGTCGGCCTGGAGGAGCTGGCGGCGTTCGGCGCGGAGGCGTACGGCGCCCACGACCCGCTCGCGCTGCCGCCGCCGCACGACCTCATGTCGGTGACCCGTACGGACGCCGGCTTCGACCTCGCGCTCGACCTGCCGCTCGCCGACAAGCGCGACCTCGACCTCGTACGACGCGGCGACGAGTTGGTCGTCACCGTCGGCTCCCGCCGTCGTGTGCTGGCGCTGCCGAGCGCGCTGCGCCGCTGCCTCGTCGACTCCGCCGCGCTGCGCGAAGGGCGGCTCGTGATCTCGTTCGTCCCCGACCCCGACCTCTGGAACGCATCGCTGTGA
- a CDS encoding serine protease, whose product MSQRIRTTVLAAALVAGTGVLGGATPASAVPVWNANGPIHPGVQTYTAGGQCTANFVFYDSSNNVYIGQSAHCASTGGPTDTNGCITGSQPIGTNVTVTGATRPGKLVYSSWIAMKSDPSVTSAQCAYNDFAIVKLDAADYGRVNPSVPFWGGPQGVNTSGLPARSYVYTYGNSSLRFGLTPLSPKVGQTTTTTPATGWRYSVYTVSPGIPGDSGSAFLDRNGAALGTLSTLSTDGSNGVMNLNLALAYLRSHSTLTSLQVANGLTTFDPIV is encoded by the coding sequence ATGTCCCAGCGCATCCGTACGACCGTGCTCGCGGCCGCCCTGGTCGCCGGCACCGGCGTGCTCGGTGGAGCGACCCCCGCCTCCGCCGTGCCCGTCTGGAACGCGAACGGCCCGATCCACCCCGGCGTGCAGACCTACACCGCGGGCGGCCAGTGCACCGCCAACTTCGTGTTCTACGACTCGTCGAACAACGTCTACATCGGCCAGTCCGCGCACTGCGCGTCCACCGGCGGCCCGACCGACACGAACGGCTGCATCACCGGCTCCCAGCCGATCGGCACCAACGTCACCGTCACCGGCGCCACCCGCCCCGGCAAGCTCGTCTACAGCTCCTGGATCGCGATGAAGTCCGACCCGTCGGTGACGTCGGCGCAGTGCGCGTACAACGACTTCGCGATCGTCAAGCTCGACGCCGCCGACTACGGCCGCGTCAACCCGTCGGTGCCGTTCTGGGGCGGCCCGCAGGGCGTCAACACGAGCGGCCTGCCGGCGCGCTCGTACGTCTACACGTACGGCAACTCGTCGCTGCGCTTCGGCCTGACCCCGCTCAGCCCGAAGGTCGGCCAGACCACGACGACGACGCCCGCCACGGGGTGGCGTTACTCGGTCTACACGGTCAGCCCCGGCATCCCCGGTGACTCCGGCAGCGCGTTCCTCGACCGCAACGGCGCCGCGCTCGGCACCCTGTCGACGCTGTCCACCGACGGCAGCAACGGCGTCATGAACCTCAACCTGGCGCTCGCGTACCTGCGGTCGCACTCGACGCTGACGTCGCTGCAGGTCGCCAACGGCCTGACGACGTTCGACCCGATCGTCTGA
- a CDS encoding SRPBCC family protein: MADQASSSITIDAAPADVMAVIADFERYPEWAGFIKTAEVLSTGADGRADKARFVVDAGVMKADYTLRYTYSGDEKITWELEAGSLKENTGSYVLRPEGDATHVTYSLTIDAGIPMLGMFKRKAEKVVMDTALKELKKRVEGLH, from the coding sequence ATGGCGGACCAGGCGAGCAGCTCCATCACGATCGACGCCGCTCCTGCGGACGTCATGGCGGTCATCGCGGACTTCGAGCGCTACCCCGAGTGGGCCGGCTTCATCAAGACCGCCGAGGTGCTCTCGACCGGCGCCGACGGCCGCGCCGACAAGGCCCGCTTCGTCGTGGACGCGGGCGTCATGAAGGCCGACTACACGCTGCGCTACACGTACTCCGGCGACGAGAAGATCACCTGGGAGCTCGAGGCCGGCAGCCTCAAGGAGAACACCGGCTCGTACGTCCTCAGGCCCGAGGGCGACGCGACCCACGTGACGTACTCCCTGACGATCGACGCCGGCATCCCGATGCTGGGGATGTTCAAGCGCAAGGCCGAGAAGGTCGTCATGGACACCGCGCTGAAGGAGCTCAAGAAGCGCGTCGAGGGTCTCCACTAG
- a CDS encoding metallophosphoesterase, which produces MRVHVVSDVHGAAAALARAGDGADALVCLGDLIHFIDYGDYSGIMADLFGTAAVEKLVELRTARRFDEARAFSNDLWASKDEERWVLLERAIRAQYAELFAAFPTPTYLTYGNVDVPHLYDDYLRDGITLLDGATAEIGGRTFGFVGGGLRTPMRTPMEIDDETYAAKVAAVGAVDVLCCHIPPQWPSLVYDTEARRFERGSEAVLDAIRDTQPDLCLFGHVHQPLEASLTIGRTECVNVGYFRGSGRPYVLEWQ; this is translated from the coding sequence ATGCGGGTGCATGTCGTCAGCGACGTCCACGGGGCGGCGGCCGCGCTCGCCCGCGCGGGCGACGGCGCCGACGCGCTGGTCTGCCTCGGCGACCTCATCCACTTCATCGACTACGGCGACTACAGCGGGATCATGGCCGACTTGTTCGGCACCGCCGCGGTGGAGAAGCTGGTCGAGCTGCGGACGGCGCGGCGCTTCGACGAGGCCCGCGCGTTCTCCAACGACCTCTGGGCCAGCAAGGACGAGGAGCGCTGGGTCCTGCTGGAGCGGGCGATCCGCGCGCAGTACGCCGAGCTGTTCGCGGCGTTCCCGACACCGACGTACCTGACGTACGGCAACGTCGACGTCCCGCACCTCTACGACGACTACCTGCGCGACGGCATCACGCTGCTCGACGGCGCGACGGCGGAGATCGGGGGGAGGACGTTCGGTTTCGTGGGCGGCGGCCTGCGGACCCCGATGCGCACGCCGATGGAGATCGACGACGAGACGTACGCCGCCAAGGTCGCCGCGGTCGGCGCGGTGGACGTCCTCTGCTGCCACATCCCGCCGCAGTGGCCCTCTCTGGTCTACGACACCGAGGCCCGCCGCTTCGAACGCGGCAGCGAGGCCGTCCTCGACGCCATCCGCGACACGCAGCCCGACCTCTGCCTGTTCGGGCACGTGCACCAGCCGCTGGAGGCGTCCCTCACGATCGGGCGTACGGAGTGCGTCAACGTCGGCTACTTCCGCGGCTCCGGCAGGCCGTACGTCCTGGAGTGGCAATAG
- a CDS encoding M50 family metallopeptidase, whose translation MAIPVPGEGRRGLLSFRLFGFPVTIHTSFLVIVVGLSLYSQESQSLDVPGALVWLAIVTVSVIAHELGHAFVAAPAGGRPRIDLYMMAGLTTWQPARASRGRRVAVSVAGPFAGVVLGVALVFAYVTLDPPETSLLADVLFSAIFVNLGWGLLNLLPMLPLDGGQVVLALMPGGDDLVRIRRASYVSLGVAAAVAVAAFAYGEPIAAAFVLFFGAGNLQRILALRKGEDPVVSSLAEAEIALHDGRPEDALRHLPDVDAVAPPLRGTAAIIRSAALLRLGRHREAQDTLVDLPAGSVEPVFGATVLLANGQEQLARERLTTALADDPPAWAVRELALLLRTRGEDLVGVIGGVTGQGAAGVMDALYRTDDYAAAAAWGERALATGATEAGVAYNTACSYARAGDPERALRALGYAAELGWTDFSAIDADPDLAPVRDLPAWPEVRTRMGGRLGAPPEAR comes from the coding sequence ATGGCGATTCCGGTCCCCGGCGAGGGGCGACGGGGGCTGCTGTCGTTCCGGCTGTTCGGCTTCCCCGTCACGATCCACACGAGCTTCCTCGTCATCGTGGTGGGACTGAGCCTGTACTCGCAGGAGTCGCAGTCGCTGGACGTCCCAGGCGCGCTCGTCTGGCTCGCCATCGTCACGGTGTCGGTCATCGCGCACGAGCTGGGGCACGCGTTCGTCGCGGCGCCCGCCGGTGGCAGGCCGCGCATCGACCTCTACATGATGGCCGGGCTCACGACGTGGCAGCCGGCCCGCGCGAGCCGCGGCCGCCGGGTCGCGGTCAGCGTCGCGGGGCCGTTCGCGGGTGTGGTGCTCGGTGTCGCGTTGGTCTTCGCCTACGTCACCCTCGACCCGCCGGAGACGTCGCTCCTCGCCGACGTCCTGTTCAGCGCCATCTTCGTCAACCTCGGCTGGGGCCTGCTCAACCTCCTGCCGATGCTGCCTCTCGACGGTGGCCAGGTGGTGCTCGCGCTGATGCCGGGAGGGGACGACCTCGTCCGCATCCGCCGCGCGTCGTACGTCTCCCTCGGCGTCGCGGCGGCCGTCGCCGTGGCGGCGTTCGCGTACGGCGAGCCGATCGCCGCCGCGTTCGTCCTCTTCTTCGGTGCGGGCAACCTGCAGCGCATCCTGGCGCTGCGCAAGGGCGAGGACCCGGTCGTCAGCAGCCTCGCGGAGGCGGAGATCGCGCTGCACGACGGCCGCCCCGAGGACGCGCTGCGGCACCTCCCCGACGTCGACGCGGTGGCGCCACCGCTGCGCGGCACGGCCGCGATCATCCGTTCCGCCGCGCTGCTGCGGCTCGGCCGGCACCGCGAGGCGCAGGACACGCTCGTCGACCTGCCGGCGGGGTCGGTGGAGCCGGTGTTCGGCGCGACGGTGCTGCTCGCGAACGGCCAGGAGCAGCTCGCCCGCGAACGCCTCACCACCGCGCTCGCCGACGATCCGCCGGCCTGGGCGGTACGCGAGCTGGCACTGCTGCTGCGTACCCGCGGCGAGGACCTCGTCGGCGTCATCGGCGGCGTCACGGGCCAGGGGGCGGCGGGCGTCATGGACGCGCTGTACCGCACGGACGACTACGCCGCCGCGGCCGCCTGGGGCGAACGCGCCCTCGCCACCGGCGCCACCGAGGCCGGCGTCGCGTACAACACCGCGTGCTCGTACGCCCGCGCCGGCGACCCCGAGCGGGCGCTGCGCGCCCTCGGCTACGCCGCCGAGCTGGGCTGGACCGACTTCTCCGCGATCGACGCCGACCCCGACCTCGCGCCCGTCCGCGACCTGCCGGCGTGGCCGGAGGTCCGTACGCGGATGGGCGGGCGATTGGGCGCGCCTCCCGAGGCCCGCTAG